One Jeotgalibaca porci genomic region harbors:
- a CDS encoding glycosyl-4,4'-diaponeurosporenoate acyltransferase CrtO family protein, whose amino-acid sequence MLIDLPLHWIILLDIAAWFIFHMVISLGCMKIPDAWYAKTESFYQPFAWEKNGELWQRLFRIKDWKRKLPEGSSIIKSSYNKKQLHGTDKQTFEKFIIETKRAELTHWLLMPPAFVFFIWNPLWAGIVMVIYACVVNIPFILIQRYNRPRLERVKERKHKINSSNQKRA is encoded by the coding sequence ATGTTAATCGACTTACCACTTCATTGGATTATTCTTTTGGATATTGCCGCCTGGTTTATCTTTCATATGGTCATTTCTCTTGGGTGTATGAAGATTCCCGACGCGTGGTATGCGAAGACCGAATCTTTCTATCAACCTTTCGCATGGGAAAAAAACGGCGAACTATGGCAAAGGCTCTTTCGGATTAAAGATTGGAAAAGAAAGTTGCCTGAGGGGTCCAGTATTATTAAAAGTTCTTACAATAAAAAACAGTTGCACGGAACAGATAAGCAGACATTTGAAAAGTTCATCATCGAGACAAAACGTGCGGAACTGACACACTGGCTCTTAATGCCGCCAGCATTTGTATTCTTTATCTGGAACCCCCTCTGGGCAGGTATCGTAATGGTTATCTATGCATGTGTTGTCAATATCCCGTTTATTCTTATCCAGCGTTATAATCGTCCGCGGTTGGAACGGGTTAAAGAACGAAAACATAAAATAAATAGCTCAAATCAAAAAAGAGCGTGA
- a CDS encoding carbohydrate ABC transporter permease, with product MEVTPSLSERRRAQKQKISSIIRYIILTVVAIVMLYPIIWLVGATFKENNEIFTSIGFIPKKIDFQAYIDGWYTKGDYTFTLYFINTFKYVIPKILFTIVSATVTAYGFARFDFPFKKVMFSLLMATMFLPQVVTRIPLYLFWKNLGMLDTYVPLVANSFFAQEPFFVFMLIQFLRSIPKDLDEAATVDGCNSFEVLWRILVPALKPALISCIIFQFVWSFSDFLGPLIYITSQENYPVSLALKLNVDPSTNTPWNQVFAMSLISLLPAIILFFSAQKYFVEGVTSSGIKG from the coding sequence ATGGAAGTGACACCTAGTTTATCCGAAAGAAGAAGAGCACAAAAACAAAAAATCAGTTCAATTATCCGTTACATTATTTTAACGGTGGTTGCGATTGTTATGCTCTATCCGATTATTTGGCTGGTTGGAGCAACATTTAAAGAAAACAATGAGATCTTTACTTCAATCGGGTTCATCCCTAAGAAGATTGATTTTCAAGCCTATATCGATGGTTGGTATACAAAAGGGGACTACACATTTACTTTGTATTTTATTAATACCTTTAAGTATGTGATTCCAAAGATTCTTTTTACAATTGTTTCCGCTACAGTTACTGCCTATGGTTTTGCTCGCTTTGATTTTCCATTCAAAAAAGTAATGTTCTCCTTACTGATGGCAACTATGTTCTTACCTCAAGTTGTAACGCGGATTCCATTGTACTTATTCTGGAAGAACTTAGGTATGTTAGATACATATGTGCCTTTAGTTGCCAATTCATTCTTCGCGCAAGAACCATTTTTCGTATTCATGCTGATTCAATTCTTACGTTCTATTCCGAAAGACTTGGATGAAGCCGCAACGGTGGATGGCTGTAACTCCTTTGAAGTTTTATGGCGCATTTTAGTACCGGCTTTAAAACCGGCACTGATTTCGTGCATTATTTTTCAATTCGTGTGGTCATTCAGTGATTTCCTTGGTCCTTTGATTTATATCACATCCCAAGAGAATTACCCGGTATCACTGGCTTTGAAATTGAACGTTGACCCTTCAACTAATACACCATGGAACCAAGTATTCGCGATGTCGCTCATTTCATTGCTACCAGCGATTATCTTATTCTTTAGTGCACAAAAGTATTTCGTAGAAGGTGTAACGTCAAGCGGTATCAAAGGATAG